A single region of the Liolophura sinensis isolate JHLJ2023 chromosome 9, CUHK_Ljap_v2, whole genome shotgun sequence genome encodes:
- the LOC135474930 gene encoding neurotensin receptor type 1-like → MDAACNIAKDIASTNATLTDEKRLYNTIHYYMMGVGTPVVCGFGLIGNTLNLLVLTREKKHRHLTKMEKSAHMGLIALAFSDFMFCLLAMLFTILPLQDHYPQKSIVLYYDYFGGSFISIFIICSTWLIVCMAGERYFAVCHPFRARKIISLKKTRISITLIFVCCTLFSTPLFLERVIEEVSCSNGNNGTWYVIKHRHGYTTNMVAVRRLVWSILADFVPCISLVFFNTCLIWKIQKAKTLRKKMSGISRDDKSMFTSSTAIREKNSKYYTTPNSSSHNKEESKDFGTALNKKPLNGHQHSFAPTRTCSHVQLRTNPHGYRRRDDSALNSVTATLVAVVVLFLILVSPSEILKFATYYMGKFSNKNYTYLMIRDVTNFMQAVNFSVNFILYCAVNKSFRQTLASILCFCRMSVQIKIVRKPPRHRSFVQSRSCDRGYSF, encoded by the coding sequence ATGGATGCAGCATGTAACATAGCCAAGGACATAGCCAGTACCAATGCGACCTTGACAGATGAAAAACGTCTGTACAATACAATCCACTACTACATGATGGGCGTGGGAACCCCAGTCGTCTGTGGATTCGGACTCATCGGAAATACACTTAACCTTCTTGTTTtaacaagagaaaaaaagcaCAGGCATTTGACCAAAATGGAAAAATCGGCACACATGGGATTAATTGCGCTTGCGTTTTCAGATTTCATGTTTTGCTTGTTGGCAATGCTGTTTACCATTTTGCCACTACAAGATCACTACCCTCAGAAGTCCATTGTTTTGTACTATGATTATTTTGGTGGATCCTTCATCAGCATTTTCATAATCTGTAGTACATGGTTAATTGTTTGTATGGCAGGTGAGAGATATTTTGCTGTGTGTCATCCATTCAGGGCAAGAAAAATAATTTCTCTCAAGAAAACAAGGATAAGCATAACTCTGATATTTGTCTGCTGTACCCTTTTCAGTACCCCACTTTTCTTAGAAAGGGTTATAGAGGAGGTTTCTTGTTCCAATGGCAACAACGGCACGTGGTATGTGATTAAGCACCGCCATGGTTACACTACCAATATGGTGGCTGTTCGTCGTCTAGTCTGGTCAATCCTAGCCGATTTTGTGCCTTGCATATCTCTGGTGTTCTTTAACACTTGTTTGATTTGGAAAATTCAGAAGGCCAAAACCTTGCGAAAGAAGATGTCTGGCATAAGTCGTGATGATAAAAGTATGTTTACTTCAAGCACTGCCATCAGAGAAAAGAATTCCAAATACTATACCACACCCAACAGTTCCTCACACAACAAAGAAGAATCCAAGGACTTCGGGACAGCTTTGAACAAAAAGCCACTGAATGGTCACCAACACAGTTTCGCGCCGACACGGACATGTTCACATGTTCAACTTCGTACAAACCCTCATGGATATCGCCGTCGTGACGACAGTGCTCTCAACAGTGTCACAGCCACATTGgtcgctgttgttgttttgtttctcatTCTTGTATCACCATCCGAAATTCTGAAGTTTGCAACATATTACATGGGAAAGTTCAGTAACAAGAACTACACATACCTCATGATAAGAGACGTAACAAACTTCATGCAGGCTGTCAACTTTTCAGTGAATTTTATTCTTTACTGTGCTGTGAACAAAAGCTTTCGACAGACTCTTGCCAGTATTTTATGCTTTTGCAGAATGTCGGTGCAAATCAAAATTGTGAGAAAACCACCCCGGCACAGATCCTTTGTACAGTCCCGGTCATGTGACCGTGGATACAGTTTTTAA